In Deinococcus sonorensis KR-87, a single window of DNA contains:
- a CDS encoding 4-hydroxybenzoate 3-monooxygenase, which translates to MTQLTRTQVVIVGAGPAGLFLAHLLHRQGIESVVLDTRTREEIEQTIRAGVLEDWTADLMRELGLGARMDREAHFHTGITLQHGQTRCHLDLMELTGGKRVTVYPQHEVLRDLIAGLEAAGGQMLFGVRDVDLREVTAARPRVTFRRREDGPLETLEGDFVAGCDGSQGGSRQFIEGRTEYQKVYPFGWLGILVEAPPSHHELIYARHERGFALLSTRSSTVQRLYIQCGAGEHVSAYPDERIWQELRARLAAPDWQLTEGRIFQKGIVGLRSFVTDRMQQGPLFIAGDAAHIVPPTGAKGLNLAVADAVYLFRGLEQFYRDGHRERLERYSETCLRRVWRAERFSWSMTTMLHVDPTENAFEQRIHVADLEYVTHSRAAATALAENYVGLPLDG; encoded by the coding sequence ATGACCCAGCTCACCCGCACGCAGGTCGTGATCGTCGGTGCCGGCCCTGCCGGCTTGTTCCTCGCGCATCTGCTGCACCGGCAGGGCATCGAGAGCGTCGTGCTGGACACGCGCACCCGGGAGGAGATCGAGCAGACCATCCGCGCCGGGGTGCTGGAGGACTGGACGGCCGACCTGATGCGCGAGCTGGGCCTGGGGGCGCGGATGGACCGGGAGGCGCACTTCCACACCGGCATCACCCTGCAGCACGGTCAGACGCGCTGCCACCTGGACCTGATGGAGCTGACGGGCGGGAAGCGGGTGACCGTCTACCCGCAGCATGAGGTGCTGCGCGACCTGATCGCGGGCCTGGAGGCGGCGGGTGGGCAGATGCTGTTCGGAGTGAGGGACGTTGATCTGCGGGAGGTGACGGCGGCACGGCCACGCGTGACGTTCCGCCGCCGCGAAGACGGGCCGCTGGAGACGCTGGAGGGGGACTTCGTGGCGGGCTGCGACGGGTCGCAGGGCGGCAGCCGTCAGTTCATCGAGGGGCGGACCGAGTACCAGAAGGTCTATCCCTTCGGCTGGCTGGGCATCCTGGTCGAGGCCCCGCCCAGCCACCACGAGCTGATCTACGCCCGGCATGAGCGCGGCTTCGCGCTGCTGAGCACCCGGTCAAGCACCGTGCAGCGCCTGTACATCCAGTGCGGAGCGGGGGAGCACGTCTCCGCATACCCGGACGAGCGGATCTGGCAGGAGCTGCGGGCGCGGCTCGCCGCGCCGGACTGGCAGCTGACCGAGGGGCGGATTTTCCAGAAGGGCATCGTGGGGCTGCGCAGCTTCGTCACCGACCGGATGCAGCAGGGGCCGCTGTTTATCGCGGGGGACGCGGCGCACATCGTGCCGCCGACCGGAGCGAAGGGACTGAACCTCGCGGTGGCGGACGCGGTGTACCTGTTCCGGGGGTTGGAGCAGTTCTACCGGGACGGCCACCGGGAGCGCCTGGAGCGGTACAGCGAGACGTGCCTGCGCCGCGTATGGCGGGCGGAGCGCTTCAGCTGGTCGATGACGACCATGCTGCACGTCGACCCCACGGAGAATGCCTTCGAGCAGCGCATTCACGTGGCGGACCTGGAGTACGTGACGCACTCGCGCGCGGCGGCCACGGCGCTGGCGGAGAATTATGTGGGTCTCCCGCTCGATGGGTAG
- the pcaD gene encoding 3-oxoadipate enol-lactonase, which yields MPFIHSQGLTLHVHSSGPATAPTLVLINPIGSDLRVWDAVARTLSPRFHVLQYDLRGQGLSDAPSGEYTLDDHVRDLQDLLDAHGVAHAALAGCSLGGLVAQGFALAHPARVTRLALLDTLPRIGSETSWTQRADQVRARGLPALAPDLVQRWFAPTYFQRCPTEAHGYTTLLARTPQPGYLGSCAALRDADLRGAITDLTSPTLVLCGEQDVSTPPQACQAFAEQIGAAFDVVPGAAHLPMVEQPHVVAERLGRFLQPSLEPPDDRYQRGLSVRRQVLGAAHVDRATAAASDLDRDFQTFITEYAWGGPWSRGHLDVRTRHLLTLAVLTALPREHELELHIRATRNTGVTPDDLQEVFLHVAVYAGVPVANRALQIAKRVLGEEP from the coding sequence GTGCCGTTCATCCACTCCCAGGGCCTCACCCTGCACGTCCACAGCTCCGGCCCGGCCACGGCGCCGACGCTGGTGCTGATCAACCCCATCGGCAGCGACCTGCGGGTGTGGGATGCGGTGGCCCGCACGCTCAGCCCGCGCTTCCACGTGCTGCAGTACGACCTGCGCGGCCAGGGGCTCAGCGACGCCCCGAGCGGCGAGTACACCCTGGACGACCACGTCCGCGACCTGCAGGACCTGCTCGACGCGCACGGCGTGGCCCACGCCGCGCTGGCCGGCTGCTCCCTGGGCGGCCTGGTGGCGCAGGGCTTCGCGCTCGCCCACCCGGCGCGCGTGACGCGGCTCGCGCTGCTCGACACGCTCCCGCGCATCGGCAGCGAAACGAGCTGGACCCAGCGCGCCGATCAGGTCCGCGCGCGCGGCCTGCCCGCCCTCGCGCCGGACCTGGTGCAGCGCTGGTTCGCCCCCACCTACTTCCAGCGGTGCCCCACCGAAGCGCACGGCTACACCACGCTGCTGGCCCGCACGCCCCAACCCGGATACCTGGGCAGCTGCGCGGCGCTGCGGGACGCGGACCTCCGCGGGGCCATCACCGACCTGACGAGCCCCACCCTGGTGCTGTGCGGGGAGCAGGACGTCTCCACGCCCCCCCAGGCCTGCCAGGCCTTCGCCGAGCAGATCGGCGCCGCCTTCGACGTGGTGCCCGGCGCGGCGCACCTGCCGATGGTCGAGCAGCCGCACGTCGTGGCCGAGCGGCTGGGCCGCTTCCTGCAGCCGAGCCTGGAACCGCCGGACGACCGCTACCAGCGGGGCCTCTCGGTGCGCCGCCAGGTGCTGGGCGCCGCGCACGTGGACCGCGCGACCGCGGCCGCCAGCGACCTCGACCGGGACTTCCAGACCTTCATCACCGAGTACGCCTGGGGCGGCCCGTGGTCGCGCGGCCACCTGGACGTCCGCACCCGCCACCTGCTGACCCTCGCCGTGCTGACGGCCCTCCCGCGTGAGCACGAACTGGAGCTGCACATCCGCGCGACCAGGAACACCGGCGTCACGCCGGACGACCTGCAGGAGGTGTTCCTGCACGTGGCCGTGTACGCGGGCGTCCCGGTCGCCAACCGCGCCCTGCAGATCGCCAAGCGGGTGCTGGGGGAGGAACCATGA
- the pcaH gene encoding protocatechuate 3,4-dioxygenase subunit beta, whose amino-acid sequence MTTSDPPNDVHPPHLYPPYASSVKRAPHELLMPLPTALRDHGGPVFSPSRLRPDDHDATRNARVNGEPLGERILVRGRLLDAAGRPVRGALIETWQANAAGRYVHGRDQHDAPLDPNFVGTARMLTDEHGEYELISIRPGAYPWGNHPNAWRPAHIHFSVFGTNFTERLVSQMYFPGDPLLAHDPIYQGIPDPQGQQRLISRFDLNLTEPGWALGYRFDIVLGGQHATPFEDPDHDD is encoded by the coding sequence ATGACCACGAGTGACCCACCGAACGACGTTCACCCGCCGCATCTCTACCCGCCGTATGCCAGCAGCGTCAAGCGCGCCCCGCACGAGCTGCTGATGCCGCTGCCCACCGCGCTGCGCGACCACGGCGGTCCCGTCTTCTCCCCCTCGCGCCTGCGCCCGGACGACCACGACGCCACCCGCAACGCCCGCGTCAACGGCGAGCCGCTCGGCGAGCGCATCCTGGTGCGCGGACGGCTGCTGGACGCGGCCGGGCGGCCCGTCCGCGGCGCGCTGATCGAAACGTGGCAGGCGAACGCCGCCGGGCGGTACGTCCACGGCCGCGACCAGCACGACGCGCCGCTCGACCCCAACTTCGTGGGCACCGCGAGAATGCTGACCGACGAGCACGGCGAGTACGAACTGATCAGCATCCGCCCAGGCGCGTACCCCTGGGGCAACCACCCGAACGCGTGGCGGCCCGCGCACATCCACTTCAGCGTCTTCGGCACCAACTTCACCGAGCGGCTGGTGAGTCAGATGTACTTCCCCGGCGACCCGCTGCTCGCCCACGACCCGATCTACCAGGGGATCCCCGACCCGCAGGGCCAGCAGCGGTTGATCAGCCGCTTCGACCTGAACCTCACCGAGCCGGGCTGGGCGCTCGGCTACCGCTTCGACATCGTGCTGGGCGGCCAGCACGCCACGCCCTTCGAGGACCCGGACCATGACGACTGA
- the pcaG gene encoding protocatechuate 3,4-dioxygenase subunit alpha yields the protein MTRRSSAGPLTPEDSNIPDGAFGPSPSQTVGPYFHQGLVHGFQGYERTAGTVLVDPFSVEAQGVPGERIRLTGHVLDADGEVIPDALIEVWQADASGRYPTDPDAAFSGFARTHTLTADARYEVHTIKPGAAGPDAAPRLLLWVGLRGLLTHLYTVVYFSDEDNSRDAVLRDVPEARRPTLIAQRLDAPGGVTYTFDLRLQGEGETVFFTP from the coding sequence ATGACCCGCCGGTCCTCCGCTGGCCCCCTGACCCCCGAGGACAGCAACATCCCCGACGGCGCGTTCGGGCCCTCGCCCAGCCAGACGGTCGGGCCGTACTTCCACCAGGGGCTCGTGCACGGCTTCCAGGGGTACGAGCGGACCGCGGGGACCGTCCTCGTGGACCCCTTCAGCGTGGAGGCGCAGGGCGTCCCTGGCGAGCGGATCCGCCTGACCGGACACGTGCTGGACGCGGACGGCGAGGTCATTCCCGACGCGTTGATCGAGGTGTGGCAGGCCGACGCCAGCGGCCGGTACCCGACGGACCCGGACGCGGCGTTCAGCGGCTTCGCCCGCACGCATACCCTGACCGCGGACGCCCGCTACGAAGTCCACACCATCAAACCCGGCGCCGCCGGTCCGGACGCTGCGCCCCGGCTGCTGCTGTGGGTGGGCCTGCGCGGCCTGCTGACCCACCTGTACACCGTGGTGTACTTCAGCGACGAGGACAACAGCCGCGACGCCGTGCTGCGGGACGTGCCGGAAGCGCGCCGGCCCACCCTCATCGCCCAGCGCCTGGACGCGCCGGGTGGCGTCACCTACACCTTCGACCTGCGGCTGCAGGGCGAAGGCGAGACGGTCTTCTTCACGCCATGA
- the pcaB gene encoding 3-carboxy-cis,cis-muconate cycloisomerase — MPLTPADSALFGGMFTQPDVAALYTDDAYLRRLMQVEAALARAQARLGLIPTASAQAITALAEQFHVDVRPLSEGLLQDGVPVPALLAQLRPALPEAAREHLHFGATTQDIVDTAFVLGARAALGVLRRLLLDVTDALAALARTHAATLMPGRTHAQQALPITFGLKAGGWLTPLLRHLDRLSELEARLYTVSFGGAAGTLAALGERGLDVASALAQELHLAVPPTPWHTQRDTVLELAAWLTGVCTSLGKLAQDAILLAQSEVGELAERGGGSSTMPQKQNPITSELILAAASTAAGLLAAVARSGIQEHERGTHGWQVEWLTVPQLLGLTGAALAHTARLLTGVQVNAGRMAQNVTASNGVMLAEALSFALSTVMSREEAHSTVKAAARRAAAGEGHLTKLVRQDLGARAEAIAWTDLTEARALGVTDLFIQRALDEYARVRGPVPHQERP; from the coding sequence ATGCCGCTGACCCCGGCGGACTCCGCCCTCTTCGGCGGGATGTTCACGCAGCCGGACGTGGCCGCGCTGTACACCGACGACGCGTACCTGCGCCGCCTGATGCAGGTGGAAGCCGCGCTCGCCCGCGCGCAGGCCCGGCTGGGGCTGATCCCGACCGCGTCGGCGCAGGCGATCACGGCGCTGGCCGAGCAGTTCCACGTGGACGTCCGGCCGTTGAGCGAGGGGCTCCTGCAGGACGGCGTGCCGGTGCCCGCGCTGCTCGCGCAGCTGCGGCCCGCGCTGCCAGAGGCGGCCCGCGAGCACCTGCACTTCGGCGCGACCACGCAGGACATCGTGGACACCGCCTTCGTGCTGGGCGCGCGGGCCGCGCTGGGCGTGCTGCGGCGCCTGCTGCTGGACGTGACGGACGCGCTGGCGGCCCTGGCGCGGACGCACGCCGCGACGCTGATGCCGGGACGCACGCACGCCCAGCAGGCGCTGCCCATCACCTTCGGCCTCAAGGCCGGGGGCTGGCTCACGCCGCTGCTGCGACACCTGGACCGCCTCTCAGAACTGGAAGCGCGGCTGTACACCGTGTCGTTCGGCGGCGCGGCCGGCACGCTCGCCGCGCTGGGGGAACGCGGACTGGACGTCGCCTCGGCGCTGGCCCAGGAGCTGCACCTCGCCGTGCCGCCCACCCCCTGGCACACCCAGCGCGACACGGTCCTGGAACTCGCCGCCTGGCTCACGGGGGTGTGCACGAGCCTGGGCAAGCTGGCGCAGGACGCCATCCTGCTGGCCCAGTCGGAGGTCGGTGAACTCGCCGAGCGGGGCGGCGGGAGCAGCACCATGCCGCAGAAGCAGAACCCCATCACCAGCGAGCTGATCCTCGCCGCCGCCAGCACCGCCGCGGGCCTGCTCGCCGCCGTGGCGCGCAGCGGCATCCAGGAGCACGAACGCGGCACCCACGGCTGGCAGGTCGAGTGGCTCACTGTGCCGCAACTGCTCGGCCTGACCGGCGCGGCGCTGGCCCACACGGCGCGGCTGCTCACCGGCGTGCAGGTGAACGCCGGGCGCATGGCGCAGAACGTCACCGCCTCGAACGGCGTGATGCTCGCCGAGGCGCTCAGCTTCGCGCTGAGCACCGTGATGTCCCGCGAGGAGGCCCACTCGACGGTGAAGGCCGCCGCCCGCCGGGCCGCCGCAGGCGAGGGCCACCTCACGAAGCTCGTGCGCCAGGACCTCGGCGCGCGCGCCGAGGCCATCGCCTGGACTGACCTCACCGAAGCCCGCGCCCTCGGCGTGACTGACCTGTTCATTCAACGGGCGCTGGACGAGTACGCCCGCGTTCGGGGGCCGGTCCCCCACCAGGAGCGCCCATGA
- a CDS encoding thiolase family protein produces MTAPSNLQEHDVVIVSAVRSAIGSLRGGLSGVRPDDLAAQLIRAAVQRSGVAPDQIEEVILGCANQAGEDNRNVARMALLLAGLPDTIAGLTVNRLCASGLSAINTAARAIRNGDGDVYVAGGVESMTRAPLVMAKGAQGFASGNVTAYDTTLGWRFPNPAMEALFPLEAMGQTAENIVERSRAGQLAGGEITREDQDAYALESQRRVADALRAGHFREQIVPVAVPGKRGPTVFDTDEHPRVRVDGAEVTVTTDAATLAGLKPAFRAGGSVTAGNSSGLNDGAAALVLMSAKAAREQGVRPLARWVGGAAAGVDPRVMGLGPIPATRKLLARTGLSVADLDLVELNEAFAAQAVACIRELQLDPARVNVSGGAVALGHPLGMSGARLIVSLTHDLARTGGRYGLAALCVGVGQGEAALIERVEA; encoded by the coding sequence ATGACCGCACCATCCAACCTGCAAGAGCACGATGTGGTGATTGTTTCTGCCGTAAGGAGCGCGATCGGCAGCCTGCGGGGCGGCCTGAGTGGCGTCCGGCCCGACGACCTGGCCGCTCAGCTGATCCGCGCCGCCGTGCAGCGCAGCGGCGTCGCCCCGGACCAGATCGAGGAGGTGATCCTCGGCTGCGCCAACCAGGCGGGCGAGGACAACCGCAACGTGGCGCGCATGGCCCTGCTGCTGGCCGGCCTGCCCGACACCATCGCCGGCCTGACCGTCAACCGGCTGTGCGCCAGTGGGCTCAGCGCCATCAACACCGCCGCCCGCGCCATCCGCAACGGGGACGGCGACGTGTACGTGGCGGGCGGAGTGGAGAGCATGACCCGCGCCCCGCTGGTGATGGCCAAGGGCGCGCAAGGGTTCGCCAGTGGCAACGTCACCGCCTACGACACCACCCTCGGCTGGCGCTTCCCCAACCCCGCGATGGAGGCGCTGTTTCCGCTGGAGGCGATGGGGCAGACGGCCGAGAACATCGTGGAGCGCAGCCGCGCCGGGCAGCTCGCGGGCGGCGAGATCACCCGCGAGGATCAGGACGCCTACGCGCTCGAGAGCCAGCGACGCGTCGCGGACGCCCTCCGCGCCGGGCACTTCCGGGAGCAGATCGTGCCGGTGGCGGTGCCGGGCAAGCGCGGCCCCACCGTGTTCGACACGGACGAACACCCCCGGGTGCGGGTGGACGGCGCGGAGGTGACCGTCACCACCGACGCGGCGACGCTGGCCGGGCTGAAACCGGCCTTCCGGGCGGGCGGCAGCGTGACGGCCGGGAACAGCAGTGGCCTGAACGACGGGGCGGCCGCCCTGGTGCTGATGAGTGCCAAGGCCGCGCGCGAGCAGGGGGTGCGGCCGCTGGCCCGCTGGGTGGGGGGTGCGGCGGCTGGGGTGGACCCGCGCGTGATGGGGCTGGGGCCGATTCCCGCCACCCGCAAGCTGCTGGCGCGCACCGGGCTGAGTGTGGCGGACCTGGATCTGGTGGAGTTGAACGAGGCGTTCGCGGCGCAGGCGGTGGCGTGCATCCGGGAGCTGCAGCTGGACCCGGCGCGGGTGAACGTGAGTGGCGGGGCGGTGGCGCTGGGCCATCCGCTGGGCATGAGCGGGGCGCGGCTGATCGTGTCGCTGACGCATGACCTGGCCCGCACCGGGGGCCGCTATGGCCTGGCCGCCCTCTGCGTCGGCGTCGGTCAGGGTGAAGCTGCCCTCATCGAGCGGGTGGAGGCGTGA
- a CDS encoding 3-oxoacid CoA-transferase, protein MKRVPVITAAEAAGQVRSGDTLMVGGFGMTGNPVTLVHALAETGTKDLTYVANNVSEPGLSGGRLLRNRQISRAVGSYFTSNREAVQAHQEGWLEVTLLPQGTLAEAIRAGGAGLGGFYTPTAAGTLIAAGADTRVLNGREMVFVPAIQADVAFIRAWRADRAGNLQYRLTEQNFNRAMATAARVVIAEVEEIVEVGELPPEQVHTPGLYVDALVQATLTLAHLGSSADVNSGAKRVDAARMHMARRALQELHPGDVVNLGIGIPTLVADLITPEMGVILHTENGMLGVGPAPQDGGAMHYPVNAGKIPVTALPGASYFDSAESFGMIRGRHVDVAVMGGLQVDAHANLANWAVPGKPLLGVGGAMDLASGARRLIVTMTHQDERGAPKVVDDCTLPVTASAAVDLVITDKAVFTFPDGTLTLTGLMPGVTLDEVRATTGAAFLERLDR, encoded by the coding sequence GTGAAGCGCGTGCCGGTGATCACCGCGGCCGAGGCCGCAGGGCAGGTCCGGTCCGGCGACACGCTGATGGTGGGCGGCTTCGGCATGACCGGCAACCCCGTGACGCTCGTGCACGCCCTCGCCGAGACCGGCACCAAGGACCTCACGTACGTCGCGAACAACGTGTCGGAACCGGGACTCAGCGGCGGGCGGCTGCTCAGGAACCGGCAGATCTCCCGCGCGGTGGGCAGTTACTTCACCAGCAACCGAGAGGCCGTCCAGGCGCACCAGGAGGGGTGGCTGGAGGTGACGCTGCTGCCGCAGGGCACGCTGGCGGAAGCCATCCGCGCCGGGGGCGCGGGCCTGGGCGGCTTCTACACGCCCACCGCGGCGGGGACGCTCATCGCCGCGGGCGCCGACACCCGTGTCCTGAACGGACGGGAGATGGTGTTCGTGCCGGCGATCCAGGCGGACGTGGCGTTCATCCGCGCGTGGCGGGCGGACCGGGCCGGGAACCTGCAGTACCGCCTCACCGAGCAGAACTTCAACCGCGCGATGGCCACCGCCGCGCGGGTGGTGATCGCGGAGGTGGAGGAGATCGTCGAGGTGGGTGAGCTTCCGCCGGAGCAGGTGCACACCCCGGGGCTGTACGTGGACGCGCTGGTGCAGGCCACCCTGACGCTCGCCCACCTCGGCAGCAGCGCCGACGTGAACAGCGGCGCCAAACGCGTCGACGCGGCCCGCATGCACATGGCCCGCCGCGCCCTGCAGGAGCTGCATCCCGGCGACGTCGTGAACCTCGGCATTGGCATCCCCACCTTGGTCGCCGACCTGATCACGCCGGAGATGGGCGTCATCCTGCACACCGAGAACGGCATGCTGGGCGTCGGCCCGGCACCGCAGGACGGCGGCGCGATGCACTACCCGGTCAACGCCGGGAAGATTCCCGTGACGGCGCTGCCCGGCGCGAGTTACTTCGACAGCGCCGAGAGTTTCGGCATGATCCGCGGCCGACACGTGGACGTGGCCGTGATGGGCGGCCTGCAGGTGGACGCGCACGCCAACCTCGCCAACTGGGCGGTGCCGGGCAAACCGCTGCTGGGGGTGGGCGGCGCGATGGACCTGGCCAGCGGCGCCCGGCGCCTGATCGTGACCATGACCCACCAGGACGAACGCGGCGCGCCCAAGGTGGTGGACGACTGTACGCTGCCCGTCACCGCCTCCGCGGCGGTGGACCTGGTCATCACCGACAAGGCCGTGTTCACCTTTCCGGACGGGACGTTGACCCTCACCGGCCTGATGCCGGGCGTGACGCTCGACGAGGTGCGCGCCACGACCGGCGCAGCGTTCCTGGAACGGCTGGACCGGTAA
- a CDS encoding IclR family transcriptional regulator has translation MLGVFEKARAVLDLYTTAHPEWGVTEVARQLGFPPSSAHVLMTSLTQMGLLHRTVAGRYRLGFKLLALSQVLLSNTPWRDVARDEMTTLGQGCGEALLLAAFDGGQLVTVATIEGRHPDSPPLPQVGAVLPPYPSASAALLLAHRPWSVVRRALQGDGAERTPAELDAALLDLERVVQDGLASSLDAQMWSVAAPVRNHNGEVIAALSVHVPATRTVERRMALQRALEDASQRLSARIGHVDRAPEERLFWTSVQGQERLQRPSRRTLR, from the coding sequence ATGCTGGGGGTGTTCGAAAAGGCCCGCGCGGTGCTGGACCTGTACACCACCGCGCATCCCGAGTGGGGCGTGACCGAGGTGGCCCGGCAGCTTGGCTTCCCGCCGTCCAGCGCGCACGTCCTGATGACCTCCCTGACCCAGATGGGCCTGCTGCACCGCACGGTGGCCGGGCGGTACCGGCTGGGCTTCAAATTGCTGGCGCTCAGCCAGGTGCTGCTCTCCAACACCCCCTGGCGCGACGTCGCCCGGGACGAAATGACGACGCTGGGTCAGGGGTGCGGCGAAGCGCTCCTGCTCGCGGCGTTCGATGGCGGTCAGCTGGTGACGGTGGCCACCATCGAGGGTCGCCACCCGGACAGCCCGCCGCTGCCACAGGTGGGGGCGGTGCTGCCGCCGTATCCGTCGGCCAGTGCCGCGCTGCTGCTCGCCCACCGGCCCTGGAGCGTCGTGCGGCGCGCCCTGCAGGGGGACGGCGCCGAGCGAACGCCCGCCGAGCTGGACGCGGCCCTGCTGGACCTCGAGCGGGTCGTGCAGGACGGCCTGGCCTCGTCGCTGGACGCGCAGATGTGGTCCGTGGCTGCGCCGGTGCGCAACCACAACGGGGAGGTGATCGCCGCCCTGAGCGTCCACGTGCCGGCCACGCGGACGGTCGAGCGCCGGATGGCGCTGCAGCGGGCGCTCGAGGACGCCAGTCAGCGCCTCTCCGCCCGCATCGGCCACGTCGACCGTGCCCCTGAGGAGCGGCTGTTCTGGACGTCGGTGCAGGGCCAGGAGCGGCTCCAGCGGCCCAGCCGCCGGACCCTGCGGTAA
- a CDS encoding DUF6766 family protein produces MSSNVPAAPLDARLPPRGLRRFWAENALSIVVSSLFVVFWLAQALSGWSTFNEDQQAHHQATIRFVSYLQSSEFWSATAENWESEFLQMGVYVVLTIYLKQRGSADSNPYPDEGNDEQSYDPAQAPGPVKRGGRVLALYRNSLSVTFLTLFLGAMLLHAVASHHVFNKEQLMHGDDPVSFLAFLGKPDFWFQSFQNWQSEFLAIGSLVILTIFLRQVGSSQSKAVEAPHRQTGD; encoded by the coding sequence ATGTCCTCCAACGTCCCTGCTGCACCGCTGGATGCACGCCTCCCTCCGCGTGGCCTTCGACGCTTCTGGGCCGAGAACGCCCTTTCGATCGTCGTGTCGAGTCTTTTCGTGGTGTTCTGGCTCGCGCAGGCCCTGTCCGGCTGGTCCACCTTCAACGAGGACCAGCAGGCCCATCATCAGGCCACCATTCGGTTCGTCTCGTACCTGCAGAGCAGCGAATTCTGGTCGGCCACCGCTGAGAACTGGGAGAGTGAGTTCCTTCAGATGGGCGTGTACGTGGTGCTCACCATCTACCTCAAGCAGCGGGGCTCGGCCGATTCCAACCCCTATCCGGACGAGGGGAACGACGAGCAGTCCTACGATCCAGCCCAGGCGCCGGGCCCGGTGAAACGTGGCGGTCGGGTGCTGGCGCTGTACCGCAACTCCCTGAGCGTGACGTTCCTCACGTTGTTCCTGGGCGCGATGCTGCTGCATGCCGTGGCCAGCCACCACGTCTTCAACAAGGAGCAGCTGATGCACGGCGACGACCCGGTGAGCTTTCTGGCGTTTCTCGGGAAGCCGGACTTCTGGTTTCAGTCGTTCCAGAACTGGCAGAGTGAGTTTCTGGCCATCGGCAGTCTGGTGATCCTGACCATTTTTCTGCGGCAGGTGGGGTCCTCCCAGTCGAAGGCGGTGGAAGCCCCGCACCGGCAGACCGGGGATTAG